The following are from one region of the Anomaloglossus baeobatrachus isolate aAnoBae1 chromosome 1, aAnoBae1.hap1, whole genome shotgun sequence genome:
- the LOC142297134 gene encoding uncharacterized protein LOC142297134: MSFSTFSYGATEVTDILSKVMIPDSFLSTPTEEIRTRDYEKELRKRTAFELHCATLAQYHKVQRIPRGLRVSLRPTLFSENTDYCSKFESILNKCSMDIIVLTIEFLQKEIEELGPKIRSIEDQLTNCLPSAEWDKIHKKTQETILDFKKTLQERKRQKFVRDQEDYSRDRVYRWRSFDNFSRRPAGSSGPSRFSASSGSDSDSFFSRPPHFLEQRQSTRGRPGGGRGKAYTPHRVQTRSQVTQNL; encoded by the coding sequence atgtctttttctacgTTTTCATATGGAGCTACCGAAGTTACTGACATATTGTCGAAAGTTATGATTCCAGATTCCTTTTTGTCTACACCTACAGAGGAAATTCGCACTCGCGATTATGAAAAAGAACTAAGAAAACGGACCGCATTCGAATTACATTGTGCCACATTGGCACAATATCATAAAGTACAGCGTATACCTAGGGGTCTGAGGGTATCATTACGACCCACCCTTTTTTCTGAAAATACGGATTATTGCTCGAAATTTGAGAGTATATTGAATAAGTGTTCGATGGACATTATTGTGTTGACTATAGAGTTTTTACAGAAGGAGATAGAGGAACTCGGACCCAAGATCCGCTCCATCGAGGACCAACTCACTAACTGTCTACCTAGcgcagaatgggacaaaatccataaGAAGACTCAAGAGACGATTTTGGATTTTAAGAAGACGTTACAAGAAAGAAAGCGCCAAAAGTTCGTCCGTGATCAGGAGGACTACTCTAGGGACCGAGTCTATAGGTGGCGGTCATTCGACAACTTCTCGAGACGTCCAGCAGGATCTTCTGGCCCTTCACGCTTCTCTGCCTCCTCGGGTTCGGACAGTGATTCTTTCTTCTCCCGACCGCCCCATTTTTTGGAACAAAGACAATCCACAAGAGGGCGACCAGGCGGGGGAAGAGGAAAGGCGTACACACCACATCGGGTACAGACTCGTTCTCAG